One window from the genome of Candidatus Didemnitutus sp. encodes:
- a CDS encoding HD domain-containing protein, protein MADLSSLLCVRDIKALDKNGSDTFASVLLVRRVTTKTAKNGNPFLSVELGDKTGSFSVNVWGDAPAFELFSTTRDGGVVRIEAEVDYYRDAFSPKLLRAESISTEQLAGSTVLANLVETAPEDADALWTEFQQHIASIQHPEIRATVQAVFDDIGEQFRIAPAAVAMHHAYRHGLLEHTTHMARAARALLPLYPEVNADLAMAGVLVHDTGKVIEYQGDLVTSKSRRGLLQGHVVLGYQLVRKAGMKVKLASDLLERLEHIVLSHQGELEWGAAVIAATPEAVFVAKVDDLDAKMGMVQRLLRHAGENPAEEFSERHFGLNSQLLLTKPSL, encoded by the coding sequence ATGGCCGACCTCTCTTCCCTGCTCTGTGTGCGCGACATCAAGGCGCTCGACAAAAACGGCTCCGACACCTTCGCCAGCGTTCTGCTCGTGCGCCGCGTGACGACCAAGACCGCCAAGAACGGCAACCCCTTCCTCTCCGTCGAACTCGGCGACAAGACCGGCAGCTTCTCCGTCAACGTCTGGGGCGACGCGCCGGCGTTCGAACTTTTCTCCACGACCCGCGACGGTGGCGTCGTCCGCATCGAAGCCGAGGTGGACTACTACCGCGACGCCTTCTCGCCGAAACTGCTCCGCGCCGAGTCCATCTCGACCGAGCAACTCGCCGGCTCGACCGTCCTCGCCAATCTCGTCGAGACCGCGCCCGAAGACGCCGACGCGCTCTGGACCGAGTTCCAGCAACACATCGCATCGATCCAACACCCGGAGATCCGCGCCACCGTGCAGGCCGTCTTCGACGACATCGGCGAACAATTCCGCATCGCGCCCGCCGCCGTCGCGATGCACCACGCCTACCGCCACGGGCTGCTCGAGCACACGACACACATGGCCCGTGCCGCCCGCGCACTCCTGCCGCTCTATCCCGAGGTGAACGCCGATCTCGCGATGGCCGGTGTGCTCGTGCACGACACGGGCAAAGTCATCGAATACCAAGGCGACCTCGTCACCTCCAAGAGCCGCCGCGGCCTCCTTCAAGGTCACGTCGTCCTCGGTTATCAACTCGTCCGCAAAGCCGGCATGAAGGTGAAACTCGCCTCCGATCTCCTCGAACGCCTCGAACACATCGTCCTCTCGCACCAAGGCGAACTCGAGTGGGGCGCCGCCGTCATCGCCGCCACGCCTGAAGCCGTCTTCGTCGCGAAAGTCGACGACCTCGACGCGAAGATGGGCATGGTGCAGCGCCTCCTCCGCCACGCCGGCGAGAATCCCGCCGAGGAATTTTCCGAGCGCCACTTCGGCCTGAACTCGCAGCTGCTGCTGACAAAGCCCTCGTTGTAG
- the coaE gene encoding dephospho-CoA kinase (Dephospho-CoA kinase (CoaE) performs the final step in coenzyme A biosynthesis.) yields the protein MIVGLTGGMGCGKSTAAALFAELGFRRLDADRTVHEVLLPSAEVITAIRARLGDQVLGADGKVDRTKLGAVVFADAEALAWLENLLHPRLRAHWDEIYAAAQDEKFIVEVPLLFEKQLQNRFDFTVCVTTSSDLQLRRLEQRGVSPEIARQRLAKQLPLARKCELADFVLLNDGTLSFLREQVSELARRLSLIHSH from the coding sequence TTGATCGTCGGCCTGACCGGCGGGATGGGGTGCGGCAAATCCACCGCCGCGGCATTGTTCGCCGAGCTCGGCTTCCGCCGGCTCGATGCGGATCGGACCGTGCACGAAGTGCTTTTGCCGAGCGCGGAGGTCATCACCGCCATTCGCGCGCGGCTAGGCGATCAGGTGCTCGGGGCGGACGGCAAGGTGGACCGGACGAAACTCGGTGCCGTCGTCTTCGCCGACGCGGAAGCGCTGGCCTGGCTGGAAAACCTGCTGCATCCGCGCTTGCGGGCGCATTGGGACGAGATTTACGCCGCGGCACAGGACGAGAAGTTCATTGTCGAAGTGCCGTTGCTCTTCGAGAAACAGCTCCAGAATAGATTTGATTTCACGGTCTGCGTAACCACATCCTCCGACCTGCAACTTAGGCGGCTGGAGCAACGTGGTGTCTCCCCTGAGATCGCCCGCCAGCGCCTCGCCAAGCAGCTGCCCCTGGCCCGAAAATGCGAGTTGGCTGACTTCGTTCTCCTCAACGACGGCACCCTTTCATTTTTGCGCGAGCAAGTCAGCGAACTGGCCCGTCGCCTTTCCCTCATCCACTCTCACTGA
- the gspE gene encoding type II secretion system ATPase GspE, producing MFEGHDQSVFDLLSEQKLVERSQLDLAFEEHRASGKPLANVLLELNLVERPALLGAVAEHLGADCAQELPATLPGEALALVDGTLARSYGVAPLTADVTSVSLLAVDPFNPQLVNDLTFALERDVRLVVADPERIASLIQQHYGDEDASLDQVIGEMQSQLDGTAADDADISDADLEEMAGQTPIIRFVNLVLSQAIRDKASDIHFEPFEHEFKIRYRIDGALYEMAPPPKALAMPIISRVKVLANLNIAERRVPQDGRIKLTVAGRAVDLRVSTLPTQFGESVVLRVLDQSAVQLNLTQLTMPAPIEESVREIIQRPNGIFVVTGPTGSGKTTTLYSCLKELNSPDVKILTVEDPVEYEIDGIMQVPVNYSADLTFARALRAFLRQDPDIVMVGEIRDLETAQIAIQASLTGHLVLSTLHTNDAPGAVTRLVDMGIEPFLLASTLEAVLAQRLVRRICPDCRTPYEPSDAVLRQAGIDRAQLGGRPFYEGKGCVACHHGGYRGRLGIFEMLKMNDAMRDLVVAGASLVALRQKAIEQGMRPLREAGLQAMLAGETSLEEVLKYM from the coding sequence ATGTTCGAGGGCCACGACCAGTCCGTCTTCGATCTGCTCAGCGAGCAAAAGCTTGTCGAACGCTCCCAGCTCGACCTCGCGTTCGAGGAGCATCGTGCGAGCGGCAAACCGCTCGCGAATGTCCTGCTCGAGCTGAACCTCGTGGAGCGCCCCGCGCTCCTCGGTGCCGTGGCCGAACACCTCGGGGCGGATTGCGCGCAGGAGCTGCCGGCGACTTTGCCGGGCGAGGCACTCGCTCTCGTCGACGGCACGCTCGCGCGCAGCTACGGCGTCGCGCCGTTGACCGCGGATGTGACGTCGGTGTCGTTGCTCGCCGTCGATCCTTTCAACCCGCAACTCGTCAACGACCTCACCTTCGCGCTCGAGCGTGACGTGCGTCTCGTGGTGGCTGATCCCGAGCGCATCGCCTCGCTCATCCAGCAGCATTACGGCGACGAAGACGCATCGCTCGATCAGGTCATCGGCGAAATGCAATCGCAGCTCGACGGCACGGCGGCCGACGATGCCGACATCTCCGACGCCGACCTCGAGGAAATGGCCGGCCAGACGCCGATCATCCGTTTCGTGAACTTGGTGCTCAGCCAGGCGATTCGCGACAAGGCGTCCGACATCCACTTCGAGCCGTTCGAGCACGAATTCAAGATCCGCTATCGCATCGACGGTGCGCTCTACGAGATGGCGCCGCCGCCCAAGGCGCTCGCGATGCCGATCATCTCGCGCGTGAAGGTCCTCGCGAACCTCAACATCGCCGAGCGCCGCGTGCCGCAAGACGGACGCATCAAGCTCACGGTCGCTGGACGCGCCGTGGATTTGCGCGTCTCCACGCTGCCGACCCAATTCGGCGAGAGCGTCGTGTTGCGTGTGCTCGACCAATCCGCGGTGCAGCTGAATCTCACGCAGCTCACGATGCCCGCGCCAATCGAGGAGTCGGTGCGCGAAATCATCCAACGGCCGAATGGCATCTTCGTTGTCACGGGTCCGACCGGCTCGGGCAAGACGACGACGCTCTACAGCTGTCTGAAGGAACTGAATTCGCCCGACGTGAAGATCCTCACGGTCGAAGATCCCGTCGAATACGAGATCGACGGCATCATGCAGGTGCCGGTGAACTATTCCGCCGATCTCACCTTTGCGCGCGCGTTGCGCGCGTTCCTGCGCCAGGACCCGGACATCGTGATGGTCGGCGAAATTCGCGATCTCGAGACGGCGCAGATCGCGATTCAGGCGTCGCTCACGGGGCACCTCGTGCTGTCGACGCTGCACACGAACGACGCGCCGGGCGCCGTGACGCGCCTCGTCGACATGGGCATCGAGCCATTCCTGCTCGCCTCGACGCTGGAAGCCGTGCTCGCGCAACGCCTCGTGCGCCGCATTTGTCCGGATTGCCGGACGCCTTACGAGCCGAGCGACGCGGTGCTCCGGCAGGCCGGCATCGATCGTGCGCAACTTGGCGGACGACCTTTCTACGAAGGCAAGGGGTGTGTCGCATGCCATCACGGTGGCTACCGCGGGCGCTTGGGAATTTTCGAAATGCTCAAGATGAACGATGCGATGCGAGATCTCGTCGTCGCGGGCGCTTCGCTGGTGGCTTTGCGCCAGAAGGCGATCGAGCAGGGCATGCGACCGTTGCGCGAGGCGGGCTTGCAGGCGATGCTCGCGGGCGAGACTTCGCTCGAAGAAGTTCTGAAATACATGTGA
- the rho gene encoding transcription termination factor Rho: protein MALPPKSDEDTPSSAPESGEAPKKRTRTRSRLYRSKKGANASADAGEAPAAPTAEKSAPAPAPVQTEFAAESRREEPPPAPAPERRERAEERPAAKEAARETPPSADAAPAPTGGSDAGASPAPAPAPADGGGGGNEGYNGDQQGGQQQGGGGGGGKFNRWRDKKFRGGKWEKHRGGGGQGGGNGGQPKHPQQPPPPKGEIYYGELPDPARFADLAALDTLADDIAAKKTDPLWINELYALGHAELTAKARELGAKLEGVPNRKQLLSAVFVAAAEQKIPLLDQGWIDLTDRGFGFVVHDFVNYRLYPENSFLPDGFVKKLGLKRGHHVEVQVQAPQGNDRCPSVVRIRKVMGGKPEDISAIKPFEELTPYYPLQRIWLESQTAKDVSMRMVDIITPVGFGQRGLIVAPPRTGKTVLMQNMANSIAANSPEAKLIILLIDERPEEVTDFRRHCKGEVVSSTFDETPENHVHCAEMVIEKARRLVEHGEHVVILLDSITRLARAYNALASNSGKIMSGGLEATALQKPKRFFGSARNIEGAGSLTILGTALVDTGSRMDEIIFEEFKGTGNMELHLDRDLVNKRIFPALNIDKSGTRKEELIYHPDELARIYSLRRAMQGVPAADSIEMLIQRLKKTKTNAEFLMSLNR, encoded by the coding sequence ATGGCCCTTCCCCCGAAGTCCGACGAGGACACTCCCAGCTCCGCGCCCGAAAGCGGCGAAGCTCCCAAGAAACGCACGCGCACCCGTTCGCGCCTCTATCGCTCGAAGAAAGGTGCGAACGCCAGCGCCGACGCCGGTGAAGCTCCGGCGGCCCCGACAGCGGAGAAATCTGCTCCCGCTCCCGCGCCGGTGCAAACCGAGTTCGCGGCTGAATCGCGCCGCGAGGAACCGCCGCCGGCACCCGCGCCGGAACGCCGCGAGCGCGCCGAAGAGCGTCCCGCAGCAAAGGAGGCCGCGCGCGAGACTCCGCCTTCGGCCGATGCTGCTCCTGCGCCGACGGGCGGAAGCGATGCGGGTGCCAGCCCGGCACCTGCGCCAGCGCCCGCTGACGGCGGCGGTGGCGGCAACGAAGGCTACAACGGCGACCAGCAAGGCGGTCAGCAGCAAGGCGGAGGTGGCGGCGGCGGAAAGTTCAACCGCTGGCGCGACAAGAAATTCCGTGGCGGCAAATGGGAAAAGCACCGCGGTGGTGGCGGACAGGGCGGCGGCAACGGCGGCCAGCCCAAGCATCCGCAGCAACCGCCCCCGCCGAAGGGAGAAATTTATTACGGCGAGCTGCCCGATCCGGCGCGCTTCGCCGACCTCGCCGCGCTCGACACGCTGGCGGACGATATCGCGGCGAAGAAAACCGATCCGCTCTGGATCAACGAACTCTACGCGCTCGGCCACGCCGAGTTGACTGCGAAAGCCCGCGAGCTCGGCGCGAAGCTCGAAGGCGTGCCGAACCGCAAACAGCTGCTCAGCGCGGTCTTCGTGGCTGCGGCCGAGCAGAAGATTCCGTTGCTCGACCAAGGCTGGATCGATCTCACGGATCGCGGCTTCGGCTTCGTCGTCCACGATTTCGTCAACTACCGGCTGTATCCGGAAAACTCGTTCCTGCCGGACGGCTTCGTGAAGAAGCTCGGCCTCAAGCGCGGCCACCACGTCGAGGTGCAGGTCCAGGCGCCGCAGGGCAACGACCGTTGCCCGAGTGTCGTGCGCATCCGCAAGGTCATGGGCGGGAAACCCGAGGATATTTCGGCGATCAAGCCCTTCGAGGAGCTCACTCCGTATTATCCGCTCCAACGCATCTGGCTTGAGTCGCAGACCGCGAAGGACGTTTCGATGCGCATGGTCGACATCATCACGCCCGTCGGCTTCGGTCAGCGCGGCTTGATCGTCGCGCCGCCGCGCACCGGCAAGACCGTCCTGATGCAGAACATGGCGAACTCGATCGCGGCAAACTCGCCCGAGGCGAAGCTCATCATTCTGCTCATCGACGAGCGCCCCGAGGAAGTCACCGATTTCCGCCGCCACTGCAAAGGCGAGGTCGTCAGCTCGACTTTCGACGAGACGCCCGAGAACCACGTGCACTGCGCCGAGATGGTGATCGAGAAGGCGCGCCGCCTCGTGGAGCACGGCGAACACGTCGTCATCCTGCTCGATTCGATCACGCGCCTCGCGCGCGCCTACAACGCGCTCGCGTCGAACTCCGGCAAAATCATGTCCGGCGGTCTCGAGGCCACGGCGCTGCAGAAGCCGAAACGCTTCTTCGGCTCCGCGCGCAACATCGAGGGTGCCGGCTCGCTCACGATTCTCGGCACCGCGCTCGTCGACACCGGTTCGCGCATGGACGAGATCATCTTCGAGGAGTTCAAGGGCACCGGCAACATGGAGCTCCACCTCGACCGCGATCTCGTCAACAAACGCATCTTCCCCGCGCTCAACATCGACAAATCCGGCACGCGCAAGGAAGAGCTCATCTATCACCCGGACGAGCTCGCGCGCATCTACTCGCTGCGCCGCGCCATGCAAGGCGTGCCCGCCGCCGACTCGATCGAGATGCTCATCCAGCGCCTCAAGAAGACGAAGACCAACGCCGAGTTCCTGATGAGCTTGAATCGCTGA
- a CDS encoding type II secretion system F family protein gives MPRFAYTALDHRGDEKTGQLDAASLESATAALKSKGLFPMEVSAAAAPAGVAKIEVTAASRKATPSKPPPVATPAKKPARALDMEIKLPFVRPVAAKELSVFTRQLGTLLKAGMPLLRGLEVLGRAEKNRAFRKIIEALAEDIRSGGTLSEAMARHAQVFDRLYVNMIKAGEAGGVLDVVLDRLAKFQEKSLQLRGKVKAAMVYPLIVMTVAVLILAGLLVFVVPKFKQIFADLLKGAPLPPLTQAVLAASEAVRSHYLVAAGVLVGLWLAFKAFKKTPQGARLIDGWVVRAPIFGELIMKSLVARFTRTLGTLLSSGVPILQAITITRDTTGNARVAAALDVVHDRVKEGDPVAKPLESTEVFPPMVASMIEVGEHTGQLPDMLNKVADIYDEEVDTAVAGLSSLIEPLLIVFLALVVGTIVIALFLPIIRIVQLLT, from the coding sequence ATGCCGCGCTTCGCCTACACCGCCCTCGATCATCGCGGCGACGAAAAGACCGGCCAACTGGACGCGGCGTCGTTGGAGAGTGCGACAGCGGCTTTGAAGTCGAAGGGACTCTTCCCGATGGAAGTCAGTGCTGCCGCCGCTCCCGCGGGAGTGGCGAAGATCGAAGTGACTGCTGCGTCGCGCAAGGCGACACCATCGAAACCGCCGCCCGTCGCCACTCCGGCGAAGAAGCCCGCGCGCGCCCTCGACATGGAGATCAAGCTGCCGTTCGTGCGTCCGGTGGCGGCGAAGGAACTCTCGGTGTTCACGCGCCAACTGGGCACGCTGCTGAAGGCGGGCATGCCGCTGTTGCGCGGACTTGAAGTGCTCGGTCGGGCCGAAAAGAACCGCGCCTTCCGCAAGATCATCGAAGCGCTGGCCGAGGATATCCGCTCCGGCGGCACGCTGTCGGAGGCGATGGCGCGGCACGCCCAGGTTTTCGACCGGCTCTATGTGAACATGATCAAGGCCGGCGAGGCCGGCGGCGTGCTCGACGTGGTGCTCGATCGTCTGGCGAAGTTTCAGGAGAAGAGCCTGCAACTCCGCGGCAAGGTGAAGGCGGCGATGGTTTACCCGCTGATCGTGATGACCGTCGCCGTGTTGATCCTGGCGGGCCTGCTCGTGTTCGTGGTGCCGAAGTTCAAGCAGATCTTCGCCGACCTGCTGAAGGGCGCGCCGCTCCCGCCGCTGACGCAGGCGGTGCTCGCGGCGAGCGAGGCCGTGCGTTCGCACTATCTGGTCGCCGCCGGCGTGCTCGTCGGCCTGTGGCTGGCATTCAAGGCGTTTAAAAAGACGCCGCAGGGCGCCCGGCTCATCGACGGTTGGGTGGTGCGGGCGCCGATCTTCGGCGAACTGATCATGAAGTCGCTCGTGGCGCGCTTCACGCGCACGCTCGGCACACTGCTTTCCAGTGGGGTTCCGATCCTGCAGGCGATCACGATCACGCGCGACACGACGGGCAATGCGCGGGTGGCTGCGGCGCTCGATGTGGTCCACGATCGCGTGAAGGAAGGCGACCCGGTGGCGAAGCCGCTCGAGAGCACGGAGGTCTTTCCGCCGATGGTGGCGAGCATGATCGAGGTCGGCGAACACACGGGCCAGTTGCCCGATATGCTCAACAAGGTCGCAGATATCTACGACGAGGAGGTCGACACGGCGGTGGCCGGGCTCAGCTCGTTGATCGAGCCGCTGCTGATCGTATTCCTCGCGCTCGTCGTCGGCACGATCGTGATCGCGCTTTTCCTGCCGATCATCCGGATCGTGCAGTTGCTGACGTGA
- a CDS encoding type IV pilus twitching motility protein PilT gives MPYEMNDLLELVVDQKCSDLHLQVGTPPTLRMRGSMTPIDGPALTPADTEGLMLSITPDNHVQNVKLNGGTDFGFAYLDKARFRVSVLKAKGNYGMVLRQIPNQLFDLRQIGLPDKIKELLYRPRGLFLVTGPTGSGKSTTLASMVNYINENRDGHIITIEDPIEYYHPHKRCVVTQREIGQDVPSFSEAIRRALRQDPDVILVGELRDLETIEAAISAAETGHLVFGTLHTNSAAKTVDRIVDAFPANMKEMIRTQLSTSIIGVISQSLCKKNGGGRIAAYEIMVNTSSIASLIRDNKTFRITSDIQTGAALGMITLDTHLLSLVNRELIDPDEAVEKAQDPEAMKNKLVSMGVKLRAV, from the coding sequence ATGCCCTACGAAATGAATGACCTCCTGGAGCTGGTCGTTGATCAGAAATGCTCCGATCTCCATCTCCAAGTCGGCACGCCACCCACGCTGCGCATGCGCGGCAGCATGACGCCGATCGACGGCCCCGCGCTCACGCCCGCCGACACCGAAGGCCTGATGCTCTCCATCACGCCGGACAACCACGTGCAAAACGTGAAGCTGAATGGCGGCACCGATTTCGGCTTCGCGTATCTCGACAAGGCGCGTTTCCGCGTCTCCGTGCTCAAGGCCAAGGGCAACTACGGCATGGTGCTGCGCCAAATCCCGAACCAGCTCTTCGACCTCCGGCAAATCGGCCTACCCGACAAGATCAAGGAGCTGCTCTACCGCCCGCGCGGCCTTTTCCTCGTCACCGGTCCGACCGGCTCCGGCAAGTCCACCACGCTCGCCTCGATGGTGAATTACATCAACGAGAACCGCGACGGCCACATCATCACCATCGAGGATCCGATCGAATACTACCACCCGCACAAGCGCTGCGTCGTCACCCAGCGTGAGATCGGGCAGGACGTCCCGAGCTTCTCCGAGGCGATCCGCCGCGCGCTGCGTCAGGATCCGGACGTGATTCTCGTCGGTGAGTTGCGCGACCTCGAGACGATCGAGGCCGCGATCTCCGCCGCCGAGACGGGCCACCTGGTCTTCGGCACGCTGCACACGAACAGCGCCGCGAAGACCGTTGACCGCATCGTCGACGCGTTCCCGGCGAACATGAAGGAGATGATTCGCACGCAGCTCTCGACCTCGATCATCGGCGTCATCTCCCAGTCGCTCTGCAAAAAGAACGGCGGCGGACGCATCGCGGCCTACGAAATCATGGTCAACACGTCGTCGATCGCGTCGCTCATCCGCGACAACAAAACGTTCCGCATCACCTCGGATATCCAGACCGGTGCCGCGCTCGGCATGATCACGCTCGACACGCACCTGCTCAGCCTGGTCAACCGCGAGCTGATCGATCCCGATGAGGCGGTCGAGAAGGCGCAGGACCCCGAGGCGATGAAGAACAAGCTCGTCAGCATGGGCGTGAAACTGCGCGCGGTGTAA
- a CDS encoding PEP-CTERM sorting domain-containing protein (PEP-CTERM proteins occur, often in large numbers, in the proteomes of bacteria that also encode an exosortase, a predicted intramembrane cysteine proteinase. The presence of a PEP-CTERM domain at a protein's C-terminus predicts cleavage within the sorting domain, followed by covalent anchoring to some some component of the (usually Gram-negative) cell surface. Many PEP-CTERM proteins exhibit an unusual sequence composition that includes large numbers of potential glycosylation sites. Expression of one such protein has been shown restore the ability of a bacterium to form floc, a type of biofilm.), translating into MTSTSLRTLFGLTLALLGFAKANAQAQINIDWSNLSAVTFSGTGSNALVNQTGSNLDTIILVGFFSHDTDSNVGFGDFANPATLGDHNQQGTYNLLQVFDQITSASYVDLLINSSADEATVDFSTSAAAFTGASVWDLSSATFTHGAVANYLPALGASGNILFRDQVIGTWTVTGQGSAVPEPSVYALLFGCSALGFIIWRRKHALSAVRSRVL; encoded by the coding sequence ATGACCTCCACGTCACTGCGCACCCTATTCGGGTTGACGCTTGCCCTCCTCGGATTCGCCAAGGCGAACGCCCAAGCCCAAATCAATATCGACTGGTCGAATCTGTCCGCCGTCACCTTCTCCGGCACCGGCAGCAACGCACTAGTCAACCAAACCGGCTCCAACCTCGATACCATCATCCTCGTCGGCTTCTTCTCGCACGACACCGACTCGAACGTCGGCTTTGGCGATTTCGCCAACCCAGCCACGCTCGGTGACCACAACCAACAAGGAACGTATAACCTCCTGCAGGTTTTTGACCAGATCACCAGTGCCTCCTACGTTGACCTGTTGATCAACAGCTCTGCCGATGAGGCTACTGTGGATTTCAGCACGTCGGCCGCCGCCTTCACTGGCGCCTCGGTCTGGGACCTCTCCAGCGCCACCTTCACGCACGGCGCCGTCGCGAATTACCTGCCGGCGCTCGGAGCTTCGGGAAATATTCTCTTTCGCGATCAAGTCATCGGCACATGGACCGTCACCGGCCAAGGCTCGGCCGTTCCCGAACCGTCGGTCTACGCGCTGCTCTTCGGTTGCAGTGCCCTCGGTTTCATCATTTGGCGCCGGAAGCATGCGCTGTCAGCGGTCCGGTCGCGCGTGCTCTGA
- the tadA gene encoding Flp pilus assembly complex ATPase component TadA produces the protein MTTADDFVLQLAIDRGLVTAAAVESARRLAAEHTDLTTAAPDVLESLFASGALDRRALAEATAHALGMPFVVVGEHQIPGDVLATIPRSFVMRHGVCAVAFDGDAVQVAVPDPLDADVLDGLAHVCERRVIPAVAASDDLQRTIARHYGRESDELEDLTGGAGVSDAGGDAVSAVDPTAKDNDAPIIRLVHSIIHEAVRRRASDIHLEPLERRFRVRYRIDGVLVEVDSPAKRLQLALISRVKIMANISIAEKRVPQDGRIQIILGGKQLDLRVSSLPTAHGESIVMRILDKEGLRLGLPELGFYGDDETDFSKLISSPDGILLVTGPTGSGKTTTLYACLHHLNKSDRKIITVEDPVEYQLTGINQVPVRAEIGMTFASALRAMLRQAPNIVMVGEIRDAETADIAINASLTGHLVFSTLHTNDAPSAVTRLIDIGAKPFLVAASLRATMAQRLVRRVCRNCARDYTPTARELLALGAKPEQLKSARFMRGVGCAECNGTGYRGRMGIFEIFLISDDIRAMIYANASATQLRARARRDGMRTMREDGVRKVLAGLTTIEEVVSVTVGDLD, from the coding sequence TTGACCACCGCCGACGACTTCGTCCTGCAACTCGCCATCGATCGCGGCCTCGTGACCGCGGCAGCGGTCGAGTCGGCGCGGCGTCTCGCGGCGGAGCACACCGACCTGACGACCGCCGCGCCGGATGTGCTCGAATCGCTCTTCGCGAGCGGCGCGCTCGATCGTCGTGCGCTGGCCGAAGCCACGGCCCACGCGCTCGGCATGCCGTTTGTCGTGGTCGGCGAACATCAGATTCCGGGTGACGTGCTCGCGACGATTCCGCGGTCGTTCGTGATGCGTCACGGTGTTTGCGCCGTCGCGTTCGATGGCGACGCCGTGCAGGTCGCCGTGCCTGATCCTTTAGACGCCGATGTGTTGGACGGGCTCGCGCATGTCTGCGAGCGACGCGTCATTCCGGCGGTTGCGGCGAGCGACGACTTGCAGCGCACCATCGCGCGCCACTACGGCCGCGAGTCCGACGAATTGGAGGACCTGACCGGTGGCGCGGGTGTTTCGGACGCAGGCGGAGATGCGGTTTCCGCCGTCGATCCGACAGCGAAAGACAACGATGCACCCATCATTCGCCTCGTCCATTCGATCATTCACGAAGCCGTGCGGCGTCGCGCCTCGGATATCCATCTCGAGCCGCTCGAGCGCCGTTTCCGCGTGCGCTACCGCATCGACGGCGTGCTCGTGGAAGTCGATTCGCCCGCGAAACGCCTGCAGCTCGCGCTCATTTCGCGTGTGAAGATCATGGCGAACATCAGCATCGCCGAGAAGCGGGTGCCGCAGGACGGACGCATCCAAATCATTCTCGGCGGCAAGCAGCTCGATTTGCGCGTTTCGTCGCTGCCGACGGCGCACGGCGAGAGCATTGTCATGCGCATCCTCGACAAGGAGGGTTTGCGCCTCGGTCTGCCGGAACTCGGCTTCTACGGCGACGACGAGACGGATTTTTCGAAGCTCATCTCGTCGCCCGATGGCATCCTGCTCGTGACCGGGCCGACCGGCTCCGGCAAGACGACCACGCTCTACGCGTGTCTGCACCACCTCAACAAGTCCGACCGCAAGATCATCACCGTCGAGGACCCCGTCGAGTATCAGCTCACCGGCATCAATCAGGTGCCGGTGCGGGCGGAAATCGGCATGACCTTCGCGTCCGCACTGCGCGCGATGCTGCGCCAGGCACCCAACATCGTGATGGTCGGCGAAATTCGCGATGCGGAGACCGCCGACATCGCGATCAACGCCTCGCTGACCGGCCATCTCGTGTTCAGCACGCTGCACACGAACGATGCGCCGAGCGCCGTCACACGCCTGATCGACATCGGCGCCAAGCCGTTTCTTGTCGCCGCCTCGCTGCGCGCGACGATGGCGCAGCGCCTCGTGCGGCGCGTCTGCCGCAACTGCGCGCGCGACTACACGCCGACCGCGCGCGAGCTGCTCGCACTCGGCGCGAAACCGGAGCAGTTGAAGAGCGCGCGTTTCATGCGCGGCGTTGGCTGCGCCGAGTGCAACGGCACCGGCTATCGTGGACGCATGGGGATTTTTGAGATCTTTTTGATCTCGGACGACATTCGCGCGATGATCTATGCGAATGCGAGTGCCACGCAGTTGCGCGCCCGCGCCCGGCGAGACGGCATGCGCACCATGCGCGAGGACGGCGTCCGAAAAGTGCTCGCCGGTCTCACCACAATCGAGGAAGTTGTCTCCGTCACCGTCGGCGATCTCGACTGA